DNA from Candidatus Methylomirabilota bacterium:
GGCTGAAGACATCCGGGCCACGGTGAAAGACAAGTATGGTAAGGCCGCGCTCCGCGTGAGCCAGAGCGCGGAGGGTTGTTGCAGCAGCGTCGGGTCGGCCTGCGATCCCATCACCGCCGATCTCTACCAGGCCGACGAGACCGCCGGGCTGCCTGCGGAAGCCGTGCAGGCCTCCCTGGGCTGTGGCAATCCGACCGCGCTGGCCCACCTGGCGGCCGGCGAAACCGTGCTCGACCTGGGCTCGGGCGGTGGCATCGACGTGCTGCTGTCCGCCCGGCGGGTGGGCTCGACGGGCAAAGCCTACGGCCTCGACATGACCGACGAGATGCTCGCTTTGGCCCGGGACAACGCCGCCCGGGCCGGCGTCGACAACGTGGAGTTCCTCAAGGGTCACATCGAGGAGATCCCGCTGCCCGACGGCGCCGTCGACGTGGTCATCTCCAACTGCGTGATCAACCTCTCACCCGACAAGGACCGCGTCCTGGCCGAGGCGTTCCGGGTCCTCAAGCCGGGCGGGCGCTTCGCCGTGTCCGACGTGGTGGTGCGCGGCCCGGTGCCCGAGGAGATCCGCCGCAGCGTGGAGCTGTGGATCGGGTGCATCGCCGGCGCCCTGGACGAGGGCGAGTATCGCGCCAAGCTGGCCCGCGCGGGCTTCGTGGACGTCGACGTGGAGCCCACCCGGATCTACCGCGCGTCGGACGCGGGCGAGGCCTTGGCGGCGGCCGGCCTCGACGCCGATGCGATCGCGCCGCTGGTGGACGGCCGCTTCATGAGCGCCTTCGTCCGCGCCCGCAAGCCCGCGACCGCTGGAGACGCGGTGCCCATCACGCCCCGGATACACGTGCACATGCACGTGTCGGACCTGGCCAAGAGTCGGGCATTCTACGAGCGCTTCTTCGGGACCGCCCCGGTCAAGGTCAAGCCGGGCTACGTCAAGTTCCTGCCCCCCTGGGGGCCGCTCAACCTGGCCATGTCCCAGGGAGCGCGCGCCGAGGGCGGGCACGTCGACCACATGGGTGTGCAGCTCGGCTCCCGCGACGCCGTCGTCCGCGAGCTGGCGCGCGTCAAGGCCGCCGGGCTGCCGGTGCGCGAGGAGCACGGCGTCGATTGCTGCCACGCCAACCAGGACAAGTTCTGGGTGGAGGACCCCGACGGCGTGCAGTGGGAGGTCTACGTCCTCAATCACGACCTGGAGGACGAATCCCCCGCCGTCGGCTGCCGGCCGCAGGGGCTCAGGGTGGTGCCGTCGGGCTCGTGCTGCGGCCCCGCGACGCCGTGAGCCTGAGCCCCGGACAGGCGGGCGCGGCCACGGCGACGATCCCCGTCGAGATCATCAGCTGGGTCACCAGGTTCTCCGGCGGCGACGGGACGGGCCGGCAGGAGTTCCTGGAGCCGCTCACGGCCGGCGCCACGGTGCGGTCCGTGCTCGAGACGCTCTCGGCGCGCTTCCCCGAGCTGCGGGCCGCGCTCTGGCACGGCGACGCCATCGGCGAGCACATCGAGGTCCTCGTGAACGACGCCGTGCTGGGGGTCACGCATACGCTCGATTCGGCGGTCCACCCCGGCGATCGCATCACGCTGCTCGGCCAGTACATGGGGGGCTGAGCCGGCGCGATGGCCACTTATCAGATCATCGCCTGGCGCGGCATCCCCGCCAGCGTGGAATCGCGGGACGGCGTGGAGAGCGTGACCCGCCAGCTCTCGGAGCGCTTCCACATGCTGATCGACTCGGCGGCGATGCAGCTGGGGCTGGACGAGTCCGAGGCCTACATCGAGCAGTGGGCGCGCAGCGCACCCGTGGAGCGACCGGGCAACGCCGCCGAGGTTGCCGACGGCGTCGTGGCCGAGCTGGAGCAGCGGTTTCCGGAGTTCATCGGCCAGGCCTTCCGGCGGCCCTGAGCGTTGGACGCCTGGCTGGCGATTCTTTGCGCCTCGCGCGCGTTCAACATGCTCGTCTTCCAGACCTACGCCGCCGCGCTGCCGGTGGTGTGGACGGCGTGGGGGATGAGCGCGGTGCAGGCCGGCTCGATCTCGACGGGCTTTCAAGCCGGCTACGCGGTCTCGCTGCTCGGCTTCTCCGCGCTGGCCGACCGGATCGGGGCCCGGCGCGTGTTCCTCTGGTCGGGCGTGTTGAGCGCGGTGGCGGCGCTGGGGTTCGCCTTGTTCGCGCGCTCGTACGCCTCGGGACTCCTCCTCTACACGCTGGTGGGGCTGTCCCAGGGCGGCACCTACACGACGGCCATCATGCTGATCGCCGACCGCTACCCGCCGGCAAGACGGGGGGGCGCCGTCGGCTGGCTGCTGGCCTTCTCGTCGCTCGGCTATGCCATGTCGCTGCTCGTGTCCGGTCTGGCGTTGCGCCTGGGCGGGTATCCCCTCGCATTCGTCCTGACCGGGGTCGGGCCCGCCATCGGCATCGCCATGGCGTGGGTGCCCCTGCGCGTCACTCCCGACCGAGTCCACGCCCGCGCCGCCGGGCGCCGTTTCGGCGGTGAGGTGCTCCGCAATCGGTCCGCCATGCGGTTGATTCTGGGGTACACGTTCCATTCCTGGGAGCTCCTCGGCATGTGGGCGTGGACGCCGGCGTTCGTGGCCGCGGCGATGGGCGCCGCCGGGGCCACCGTGCTGCGCGCCGCTGAGCTCGGGGCCTTCATGTCGGCGGCCTTCCACCTGACCGGCCTCGTGGCGTCGTTCTCCATGGGCCGCCTGTCCGACCGGCTGGGCCGCCGGGTCGTGCTGGTCGCCATGGCCGCCACCGCGACGGCGTGCTCCTTCACGTTCGGGTGGCTCATCGGCTGGCCGCTGGCGCTGATCTTCGCCGTGGGTGCCGTCTACGCGTTCACCGCGCTCGGGGACTCCCCGGTGCTGTCCACCGCGGTGACCGAGGCGGTGAGCCCGGCCTACCTCGGCTCCGCGCTGGCGCTGCGATCGCTGCTGGGCTTCGGGGCGGGGGCCATCGCGCCGCTGGCCTTCGGCGCCGTCCTCAAGGCGACGAACCCGGCGACAACGACGCCGATGCTCTGGGGCTGGGCCTTCGCCAGCCTGGGGCTCGGCGGGCTGGTGGCCACCATCTGCGCGTGGGGGCTGCCGCGCGAGCGCGGCGTTCTGGCGCGCGAGGTCACTTCATACAGTCGGGAAGCGCGATCGTGATCGCGCATCGAAGTCGTCCCGCGGCGCATCGTGGATCTCCTCCGCAGGGCGGTGATGCGGCAGGCTACCGCGGCGGCCGCCGCGCGGCAACTGGGGTGGCGGACCGAGCGTGATAGACTGGCTCCGCCGTGAGCCAGGCCATCTCAGCCAAGCTGATCGAGGACACGGCCCGCGAGCTGATGGCCCGCGCGGCGATCGACATTCCGCCCGACTACCGGGACGGCGTCCGCCAGGCCCGCGATCGCGAGACGGGCAAGCTCGCCCGGTTCGTGCTCACCGAGATGCTGGCCAACTGGGAGCTGGCCACGGCCGAGCGCCGGCCGATGTGCGCCGACACGGGGCTGCCCCGCTACTACGTCCGCGTGGGCAACGAGGCCGTGATCGAGGGCGGCATGGTGGCCCTGGAGCGGGTCCTGCGCCGGGCGACCGCCGAGGCGACCGCCACCATCCCGCTACGTCCCAACCGCGTGCATCCGCTCACCCGTGCCGACCACAACAACAACGTGGGCGTGCATGCGCCCGAGATCACCTACGCCTTCGAGCCAGGCTGGGACTTTGTCGACCTGACCACGGTGCACAAGGGCGGGCTCTTCGGGACGGACTACCGGATGCTCTTTCCTGCCGATGGCCTGGGTGGCATCAAGCGCTTCTTCCTCGACACGCTCGTGCAGTTCGGGCGGCGGGGCCTGGCCTGCCAGCCGGCCATCGTGGGCGTGGGCATCGGCGGGGCCAAGGACACGTGCATGCGGCTGGGCAAGGAAGCGGCGTGCCTGCGGGCGGTGGGCAGTCGCAATCCCGAGCCCGAGATCGCCGCGCTGGAAGACGAGCTCACCCGGCTGGGCAACTGGGTCGGGATCGGGGCCATGGGCTTCGCCGGCACCTCGCTGGTCGTGGCCACGCACGTCGAGGTCGCGTACACCCACACGGGCGGCATGCCGATCGCCATTCACGCCTTCTGCCTGTCGTCGCGCCGGGCCACCGCGCGCATCCACGGCGATGGCCGCGTCGAGTTCCGGACCGACCCGCAGTGGTTCACCGACTTCTACCGCCGCACCACGATCGACTGGCCATGACACAGCCACCCCGCACCTCGAACAGCCCACCCTCGGATCTCACCGAGCCCGCGGCCCCCGCGACAATAAACAATGTCGCCATGGACGAGGTGCGGTTGTCCACCCCGGTGGCCGACGCCGATCTCGACCGTCTCAAGCTCGGCGACGTCGTCTTTCTGGACGGGTTCGTCTACACGGCGCGCGAGGGCGTCTACCGGAAGGTCGTGGACGAGGGACGGGGGCTGCCGGACGGCGTCCGCCAGCTCACCAACGTGAACTTCCACTGCTCGCCGGCCGCGACGCGACGGCCGGACGGCCGCTATTCCGTGGAGGCGGTCACGGCCACCGCCTCCTTCCGCTTCGGCCGCTCGATGCCCCGGTGGTTCGAGCAGTCGGGAGCCAAGGTCATCGTCGGCAAGGCCGGGCTCAGCGAGCTGGCCTACCGCGAGTGGTTCGTGCCGCACGGGGCGGTCTACCTCACCACCGTCGGGTACGGGCTGGGGGCGGCCTACGGCAAGTGCATCAAGGGCGTGCGCGAGGTGCACTGGCTGCGGGAGCTCGGCATCGCCCAGGCCCTGTGGGTGCTGGAGGTCGAACGGTTGGGACCCTTCCTGGTGGAAGGCGATCGGGCCGGCCGGAGCCTCTTCGCGCTCGCCAACCAGGAGATCAATCATCGTCTGCACGAGGTGTACCGGGGGCTGCCGCGGTACTCGATGAGCCGCTTCGGCGAGGCCACCCCCGAGCAGGAGATCGTCTGAACGGGAGGACAACGCCATGACACACGCGAGTGTCGCCCGCTTGAAGCCCGTCGAGGAGCCAGGACTGATCCTCCAGGTGTTCTATGCCATCGGTCGCAAGCTGTTCGGCCAGGTTCCGACGCCGGAAAAGATCATGGCTCACCGGCCCGCGCTGTTGCTCGGCATCGGCGGCTTCTACGGCGCGATCGAGTGGTTCGGCACCCTCGACGGGCGCCTGCGCGCGCTGCTCCAGCTGCACGTCGCCCGTCTCTCTCGGACGCCGTACTGAATGGACATCCGCCACGCCGTGGGCGTGGAGGCGGGGGTCCCCGAGGCGACGCTGGCCGCGCTCGATGACTACCCGACGAGCCCGCTCTTCACGGAGCGGGAACGGGCCGCCCTCGAGCTCTGCGAACGGATGACCCGCGACGACCTGGAGGTCTCCGACGCCTGCTTCGCCCGGCTCCGCGAGCACTTCTCGGAGCCGGAGGTGCTGGACGTGGTTGCCGCGGTGGGCTATCAGATCTTCGCCAGCAAGCTCGCCAAGGCCCTCGCGCTCGCGCCGCAGGGCTTCACGGCTGCGGCGCAGAAGGTCGTGTAACGGCCCCGGCGCAGAGTTCACACGGCTGTGACAACCCGGTGGCCGCGCCGGGGCACTGTGGGCCCACGATGCCCTCGCGCCGGTGGATCGGTCTCGCGCTGCTGCTGGGGATCGGGCTGGGTGGAATCGCGCCCGTCGGCGCCGACACTCTGACGCTCGGGAGTCCCGCGCCCGACATCGCCGGCGGGCCGTGGATCAACAGCGCGCCGCTCACCCTGGCCGGCCTGCGTGGCCGGGTGGTGCTCGTCGAGTTCTGGACGTACGGCTGAATCAACTGCAAGCGGGTGGTCCCGCAGTTGCGGGGCTGGCACGATCGATACCGCGCGGGCGGGTTCACCATCGTGGGCGTGCACTCCCCGGAATTTTTCTGGGAGCGCCGGTATGAGCGCGTGCTCGCGGCCAGCCGCGAGCTCTCGATCCTCTATCCGGTCGTGCAGGACAACGACCACGCCCTCTGGCGGCGCTGGGGCGTGTGGGCGTGGCCGACGACCTTTCTGGTCGACCGCCGCGGGATCGTTCGCTACCGGCACATCGGGGAGGGGGCGGTCGAGGAGACCGAAGCCATGATCCGCCGGCTGCTGGCCGAGCCGGGCTGAGGTGGCGGCGCCCCTTCCGCGCTCGGCCCTGCTCGCGCTGGCGGCCGTCGTCGTTCCCGCCGCGATCGTCGCCGGGCTGGGCTATCTCTCGCTTCGCCAGTGGCAGACCTCGGCCGAGCTCCTGTTCCGCGAGCAGGCCCGGGACATGGCCTCCATGGCCGTCGACAAGATCGAGATGGTCGTCCGGCAGGCCGATGACGAGATTCTCTCCCGTGTGGAGCACGCGCTGGGAGCCCCCGACCGCCGCCAGGCGCTCGATCGGCTCCGGGCCGAGACCCCGCTGCTCCAGAGCCTCGTGCTCCTCGACCGCGCCGGCCGCGCGCTCTACCCCTCGGGGCCCGGCGAGGACGAGGCGCTGGCGCGCGCGGTGCCGGCGGCGGTCGTTCAGGGGCTGTGGGAGCGCGGCGGCCGCCGGCACTTCGTGACCGACGAGCAGCCGGGGCTCGCCGCGATCCTCCGCGGCCCCGCGGGCGCGCCAGTGCTGGCCGCCTTCACCCGACGCCCGGATGCGTTGCATGCTGTCTTCGACAGCACCATCAAGCCGCTGGAGGCGCTGACGATCTGCGCCATCGTGGACGAGCGAGGCCGGACGATCTACAGCAAGGAGCCGCTCGAGCACGCCGAGCTCATCGCCGCCGTCCCCTTCCGCGAGGGCTTCCCTCGCTGGCGCATCGCCCTCTACCAGCCCGAGGGGCCCTCGCCCCGCCAGGCCGTGCAGCGCCAGGTGGCCATCTTCACCGCGGCTTTCGGCGTCCTGTTCCTGGTCGTGGTGGCCGGCCTGGTGGCCACCTACCGGCTGGTGCGGCGGGAGACGGAGATGGCGCGCCTCAAGGCCGACTTCGTGGCCAACGTCTCTCACGATCTCAAGACGCCGCTCTCGGTGATCCGGATGTTCGGCGAGACCCTGGAAATGGGCCGCCTGCCCGACGAGGCGGCGCGCCAGGAGTACTACCATGTGATCACCCGAGAGACCGAGCGGCTCACGCGCCTGATCGACAACGTCCTGGACTTCTCGCGGATCGAGAGCGGCCGGCGCACCTATGTGCCCGTGCCCACCGCCGTGGAGCCCCTCGTGCGGGAGAGCGTGGAGGGCTTCAGCGTGCCCCTGGCCCAGCAGGGGTTCAAGGTCGAAGTGCAGGTGGCGCCGGACCTCCCCGAGGTGCCTCTGGACGCCGACGCCGTCGCGCAGGCGCTGGCCAATCTGGTCGACAATGCCATCAAGTACTCGGCGGAGCGGAAATCGCTACGCGTCGAGGCCCGGGCGGCTGAGGGACATCTGGTGCTGGAGGTGGCCGACGAGGGGATCGGCATCCCGCGCGAGGAGCAGTCGCGGATCTTCGACAAGTTCTACCGGGTGGGCCGCAGCGAGACGCAGGGCCGGCGCGGCAGCGGCGTGGGGCTGGCCCTGGTCCGGCACGTCGCCGAAGCCCATGGCGGGCGCGTGACGGTGGAAAGCCGCCCCGGCGAGGGTAGCCGGTTCACCCTGTGGTTCCCGCTCGCCTGACGCGGTGAGGCCACGGCCGGCGAATCTCTGTTCCGGGTCCATGCGTCTAAGAGCGTGATGAATACCAAGGCCGTCTCTGTCCTGGCTGACTCGATCCTGTACCTCCTGTCCCTGCTGCGGGCGCGGTCGCGCAAGATCGACCGCTACATCGACTACTTCGGCGAGCGTCGAGCCGCCGGCCCGCCCGGCCGTCACGACTGGGTGCGGTCCCGCGTCTCGCCCGGACGGTCGGCCTCACCGGCGGCGTGATCGGCACCCGGCCCTCAGGGACGGCTGCCCATTCGCCGGCCGCGGACGATACCGCCGGCCGGCCGCCGGCTGACCGCCACACCGCCGGCGTACAATAGGAGCGGTGCCGACGCCGCTACCCGCCCAGCCTGGCCACCACGCCGGGCCCGTCCCGGACGCCGAGCGCTACCGCGCGCTGCTCGAGATCAACAACGCGATCATCTCCAACCTGACCCGGGACGCGCTCTTCAACGCCGTCGCTCAGGCGCTCCGGGACGTCGTGCCGTTCGACCGCACCGCGATCTTCCTCCACGATCCCCGGCGGAACGTCCTGCGGTTGTTCGTTCTCGAATCGTCCCTGTCCTCGAGCTACTTCGTGGTGGGCCTGGAGATGGGCGCCGGAGAAACCCACGTGGGCCGAGCCTTTCAGGAGCAGCGGCCGCTGCTCCGGCGCGACCTCGAGAAGGAACGCCAGTACGCGATGGAGGAGCACGCGCTGGCCGACGGCGTGCGCTCCTACGTCATCGTCCCCCTCGTGGCGCGGGGGCGCAGCCTGGGCGTCCTGGCCGTGGCCAGCACGCGGCTCAACCAGTACTCCGAGGCCGACGTGGAGTTCCTTCAGGAAGTCGCCAATCAGATCGCCCTGGCCGTCGCCAACATGAAAGCCTACGAGGACATCGCCGAGCTCAGTCACGCCATGCAGCAGGAAGTGGCCCGACGGACCCAGGCCGAAGAGGTGCTCCGGGCGATCGTCGAAGGGACGGCGCCGGTGACGGGAAGCGATTTCTTCTACTCTCTCGTACGTCACCTCGCGCTTGCCCTGGGCGTCCGCTACGCATTCATCACCGAGTGCCGGGAGGACCAGCAAAGCCGGGTGCGGACGCTGGCCTTCTGGAAGGGAGACGGCTTCGGCGAGAACTTCGAGTATGACGTCGCCATGACGCCCTGTCTGAGCGTCGTCGAGGGGACCGCGCGCTACTACTGCGCGGAGCTGCAACGCCTGTTTCCCGACGACACGATCCTGGTCGAGCTGGAGGCCGAGAGCTTCCTGGGCATTCCCATGACGGCGGCGTCGGGTCAGGTGATCGGCCACCTGGCCGTCATGGACGACAAACCGATGGACGATCCGCCCGGCGGCCTGTCGGTGCTGAAGGTCTTCGCTTCCCGGGCCGCCGCCGAGCTCGAGCGCGTCAAGGCGGAGCGGTCACTCAAGACCGCCCTGGCCGAGGTGGAGACGCTGAGGAATCGGCTCCACGCCGAGAATGTCTATCTTCAAGAAGAGATCCGGGGGGAGCACAATTTCGTCGAGATGGTCGGGTCGAGCCCGGCCCTGCTCGGGGTCCTCCGCAAGATCGAGCAGGTGGCCCGCACCGACTCCACGGTGCTGATCTCCGGGGAGACAGGCACTGGCAAAGAGCTCGTGGCCCGGGCCGTCCACGATCGCAGTGCCCGTCGCCACCGCCCCCTCGTCAAGGTCGATTGCAGCGCCATCTCGGCTGGGCTGTTGGAGAGCGAGCTGTTCGGCCACGCCAAGGGAGCGTTCACCGGCGCCATCGAGCGGCGGGTCGGTCGCTTCGAGGTGGCCGACGGTGGGACGATCTTCCTCGACGAGATCGGGGAGCTGCCGCCGGAGGCGCAGGTCAAGCTGCTCCGCGTGCTGCAGGAGCAGGAGTTCGAGCCGGTGGGCAGTAACCGGACGGTGCGCGTCGAGGTTCGGGTCATCGCGGCCACCAACCGTAACCTGGACGAGGCCGTCCGGGCCGGACGCTTCCGGGCCGACCTCTTCTACCGGCTCAACGTCTTCCCCATCGAGCTACCGCCGCTCCGCGATCGCCGGTCTGACATCCCTCAGCTCGTGACGTTCTTCCTCGGCCGGTTCTCGGCGCGGTTCGGCAAGCGCGTCGAGACGGCGTCCGGCGACACCATGGAGCGCCTGCTCCGGTATTCGTGGCCGGGCAACATCCGCGAGCTCCAGAATGTCGTCGAGCGCGCGGTTATCCTGGCCCCGGGCCAAGTCCTCGAGCTCGACCCCGACCTGGCGCCGGTGTCCTCGCGGACGGCGGAGTCGCCGCCGGTCCGCTGGCCGAGCCCGGACCCGGCGACGGCGGGCCCCCTGCCGTCGCTGGAGGAGGTGGAGCGCGAGCACATCCTCGCGGCGCTGAGCAAGACGGGCGGGGTCATCGAGGGCTCGAAGGGGGCCGCGCAGATCCTCAAGCTCCACCCGAATACGCTGAGGAGCCGCATGAAGAAGCTCGGACTCAAGCGTTCACGCCACGACCAGTCGTAGTCAGCCCCGCTCCCTCGTAGATCCCCGCCACGTTCCGTCGTGGGAACAGTCCGGCGCCCAGCCGTAGCGCGCCACGATTGTCCTGAAATCCCAAGCGGTTCCTCGTCTCCGCCCGAGCGGATTCTGGCCCGGCACGTCCCTTGCCCCGGGACCTGGCCGATGCTGAGGATCGCGCGGACCGAGAAGCCGGGAGCGGGTTGCGTTCTTCGTCTCGAAGGCCGTGTCATCGGCCCCTGGGTGGAAGAGCTCCGCCGCTCCTGCGAGGAGGCCCTGGCCACGTCGACCTCCGTGGCCCTGGATCTCTCGGGA
Protein-coding regions in this window:
- a CDS encoding ArsI/CadI family heavy metal resistance metalloenzyme produces the protein MHMHVSDLAKSRAFYERFFGTAPVKVKPGYVKFLPPWGPLNLAMSQGARAEGGHVDHMGVQLGSRDAVVRELARVKAAGLPVREEHGVDCCHANQDKFWVEDPDGVQWEVYVLNHDLEDESPAVGCRPQGLRVVPSGSCCGPATP
- a CDS encoding MoaD/ThiS family protein; translation: MLRPRDAVSLSPGQAGAATATIPVEIISWVTRFSGGDGTGRQEFLEPLTAGATVRSVLETLSARFPELRAALWHGDAIGEHIEVLVNDAVLGVTHTLDSAVHPGDRITLLGQYMGG
- a CDS encoding virulence factor: MATYQIIAWRGIPASVESRDGVESVTRQLSERFHMLIDSAAMQLGLDESEAYIEQWARSAPVERPGNAAEVADGVVAELEQRFPEFIGQAFRRP
- a CDS encoding MFS transporter, giving the protein MDAWLAILCASRAFNMLVFQTYAAALPVVWTAWGMSAVQAGSISTGFQAGYAVSLLGFSALADRIGARRVFLWSGVLSAVAALGFALFARSYASGLLLYTLVGLSQGGTYTTAIMLIADRYPPARRGGAVGWLLAFSSLGYAMSLLVSGLALRLGGYPLAFVLTGVGPAIGIAMAWVPLRVTPDRVHARAAGRRFGGEVLRNRSAMRLILGYTFHSWELLGMWAWTPAFVAAAMGAAGATVLRAAELGAFMSAAFHLTGLVASFSMGRLSDRLGRRVVLVAMAATATACSFTFGWLIGWPLALIFAVGAVYAFTALGDSPVLSTAVTEAVSPAYLGSALALRSLLGFGAGAIAPLAFGAVLKATNPATTTPMLWGWAFASLGLGGLVATICAWGLPRERGVLAREVTSYSREARS
- a CDS encoding fumarate hydratase, which produces MSQAISAKLIEDTARELMARAAIDIPPDYRDGVRQARDRETGKLARFVLTEMLANWELATAERRPMCADTGLPRYYVRVGNEAVIEGGMVALERVLRRATAEATATIPLRPNRVHPLTRADHNNNVGVHAPEITYAFEPGWDFVDLTTVHKGGLFGTDYRMLFPADGLGGIKRFFLDTLVQFGRRGLACQPAIVGVGIGGAKDTCMRLGKEAACLRAVGSRNPEPEIAALEDELTRLGNWVGIGAMGFAGTSLVVATHVEVAYTHTGGMPIAIHAFCLSSRRATARIHGDGRVEFRTDPQWFTDFYRRTTIDWP
- a CDS encoding fumarate hydratase C-terminal domain-containing protein, with product MDEVRLSTPVADADLDRLKLGDVVFLDGFVYTAREGVYRKVVDEGRGLPDGVRQLTNVNFHCSPAATRRPDGRYSVEAVTATASFRFGRSMPRWFEQSGAKVIVGKAGLSELAYREWFVPHGAVYLTTVGYGLGAAYGKCIKGVREVHWLRELGIAQALWVLEVERLGPFLVEGDRAGRSLFALANQEINHRLHEVYRGLPRYSMSRFGEATPEQEIV
- a CDS encoding redoxin domain-containing protein yields the protein MVPQLRGWHDRYRAGGFTIVGVHSPEFFWERRYERVLAASRELSILYPVVQDNDHALWRRWGVWAWPTTFLVDRRGIVRYRHIGEGAVEETEAMIRRLLAEPG
- a CDS encoding HAMP domain-containing sensor histidine kinase; this encodes MAAPLPRSALLALAAVVVPAAIVAGLGYLSLRQWQTSAELLFREQARDMASMAVDKIEMVVRQADDEILSRVEHALGAPDRRQALDRLRAETPLLQSLVLLDRAGRALYPSGPGEDEALARAVPAAVVQGLWERGGRRHFVTDEQPGLAAILRGPAGAPVLAAFTRRPDALHAVFDSTIKPLEALTICAIVDERGRTIYSKEPLEHAELIAAVPFREGFPRWRIALYQPEGPSPRQAVQRQVAIFTAAFGVLFLVVVAGLVATYRLVRRETEMARLKADFVANVSHDLKTPLSVIRMFGETLEMGRLPDEAARQEYYHVITRETERLTRLIDNVLDFSRIESGRRTYVPVPTAVEPLVRESVEGFSVPLAQQGFKVEVQVAPDLPEVPLDADAVAQALANLVDNAIKYSAERKSLRVEARAAEGHLVLEVADEGIGIPREEQSRIFDKFYRVGRSETQGRRGSGVGLALVRHVAEAHGGRVTVESRPGEGSRFTLWFPLA
- a CDS encoding sigma 54-interacting transcriptional regulator — its product is MPTPLPAQPGHHAGPVPDAERYRALLEINNAIISNLTRDALFNAVAQALRDVVPFDRTAIFLHDPRRNVLRLFVLESSLSSSYFVVGLEMGAGETHVGRAFQEQRPLLRRDLEKERQYAMEEHALADGVRSYVIVPLVARGRSLGVLAVASTRLNQYSEADVEFLQEVANQIALAVANMKAYEDIAELSHAMQQEVARRTQAEEVLRAIVEGTAPVTGSDFFYSLVRHLALALGVRYAFITECREDQQSRVRTLAFWKGDGFGENFEYDVAMTPCLSVVEGTARYYCAELQRLFPDDTILVELEAESFLGIPMTAASGQVIGHLAVMDDKPMDDPPGGLSVLKVFASRAAAELERVKAERSLKTALAEVETLRNRLHAENVYLQEEIRGEHNFVEMVGSSPALLGVLRKIEQVARTDSTVLISGETGTGKELVARAVHDRSARRHRPLVKVDCSAISAGLLESELFGHAKGAFTGAIERRVGRFEVADGGTIFLDEIGELPPEAQVKLLRVLQEQEFEPVGSNRTVRVEVRVIAATNRNLDEAVRAGRFRADLFYRLNVFPIELPPLRDRRSDIPQLVTFFLGRFSARFGKRVETASGDTMERLLRYSWPGNIRELQNVVERAVILAPGQVLELDPDLAPVSSRTAESPPVRWPSPDPATAGPLPSLEEVEREHILAALSKTGGVIEGSKGAAQILKLHPNTLRSRMKKLGLKRSRHDQS
- a CDS encoding STAS domain-containing protein; protein product: MLRIARTEKPGAGCVLRLEGRVIGPWVEELRRSCEEALATSTSVALDLSGVSFVDRPGVPLLRCLRDRGVALVNCSGFVSALLKG